GTGTAGACTCAAGAAAGCCTTGTATGGACTCAAGCAATCTCCGCGTGCATGGTTTGAGAGGTTCACCAAGGTATTGAAACTGGATAACTACTCTCAGTCACAAGCTGATCATACGCTTTTTTACAAGCACTTTGAGGATGGACGTATCACCATCATTATTGTGTACGTAGATGACATCATACTCACCGGGAATAACAATGATGAATCACGACGACTAAAAGGACTTCTCGCaagtgaatttgaaatcaaaGATTTGGGGCACCTAAGATATTTTCTCGGCTTAGAACTGGCTCGGTCTACTAAGGGTATTTCTGTGTCTCAACGTAAGTATGTGATGGATTTGCTCAGTGAAACAGGAATGAGTGGATGTAGGCCAGTTGATACTCCAATGGACCCAAACACTCGACCGATGCCTCGATCTGAAGAAGCTGCAGCGGATAAAGGTCAATATCAGCGCCTCGTAGGGAAGTTAATCTATCTCACTCACACACGTCCGGACATTAGTTTCTCTGTGAGCCGAGTTAGTCAATTCTTAAGTGATCCTTCAGATGTTCACATAGGAAGCAGTATATCGTATCCTTAGATACCTCAAAGCTGATCCGGGGAAAGGCCTCATGTTTTCAAAGTCACCTAACAGATCTATCGAAGTATGTACTGACGCTGATTGGGCCGGTTCTCCAAGTGACCGAAAATCCACTTCCGGGATTTGTTCATTTGTTTGGGGAAATCTTGTTACTTGGCAAAGCAAGAAGCAACACGTGGTTGCAAGAAGTAGCGCGGAATCTGAATCTCGTGCTTTAGCTCAAGGGATATGTGAAGGAATGTGGTTGGATCGTCTTCTAAAGGAGATGAAAATCTCAACCTCAGGCCCTATTCATCTAATGTGCGATAACCAATCTGCTATTGCTATAGCCAAAAATCCTGTTCATCACGACAGAACTAAGCATGTCGAGATAGATAGGCACTTCATCAGTGAGAAGATCGAGAGCAATGTGATAAAATTGACCTATGTTCCCTCTCGACAGCAAGTTGCAGACATCCTTACTAAGGCTTTATTTCGTCCCAACTTTACCGAGCTAATGATAAAACTTGGTCTTACAAGCATTTATCAGCTAGTTTGAGGGGGAGTGTTGTTAGTCAAACTAGCGTTCCAGCATGTATCTTATCTTTTAGACTGATTTGTTAGTTAGCTTTTATCTTTTCTTATAGCTTAGGTTGTTAGTTGGTTCCTATTTTCTGGGGATCTTGCTATATCTTTTCTGTAGGTTTAGCTGTACTCTTTTATGTATTTATGTACCTCTTTCGTGGTTAATGAAAAGTGAATTTTTCCTCTCAAAACTTCAATTATattacaataattattttaggcacttttatttttataataacaaaatataattatttattattacaatTATTATACAAATAAAAGTACCTAAAACAATAAttctaatataaattattttttattattatcacaaagatttaaattagctaaatattttgtaaaatatattaatgaAGTGTGGGAATAGTAGTTCTCATCCAAAAAGTTCTCTTTAGAAGGAGAAACTCATTCCAATGTTCTACCAAACATGAGTATAAAGAATGAGATTGGAATATTCATACTTCATTCCATCTTACCAAACATATCATTATTGACTTAGAGTTACTGCCAGAGACAAGTGCCAACAAAAATACACTTTGATGAAATTTGTTTAGTTGAAATATCCAATCACAGAACTGATCAATTAGAAGAACATGGATAATCACTCCTCGCTCATGCTCACATATATGAATATTTTCAGCAATGCTTACATTCCGTATCTTTGTGGAATTTGGACAGATTATGGTTGACTTCTTCTATTTTTATCTTCAGCATAGTCACCTCATTCCTTGCTTCATCAGCTTTTTTATCCAAGTTATCATATTCTTTTTGGAGAGAACTGCAATGCAACACAAAAGGTATGTTAAGTAGAGAGAGAAAATTACCATCATACCTCCTGGAGaagcaaaatcaaaataacGAATCGTGCATCAAGATATCAAAGTCCTACAAAACATTAACATTTGCAAGGAACTACATTACTAGAGGCAAAAATACTAGTAAGATTTCGATTGTGGGATGATTTTAAACGaatatgaaatatatttttaaaaagatgaGAAATTAAGATTTTACTAAGAAAAATACATGCCAAGAAACAGGAGCAGTTGGCACCATTCATTTAAATCTGAGCTTTCGCGAAACAGTTTTGTACTATGTTTACATAAAATAAACCAACAAACATGAATAGAAGGCTAATCCAAATAATGTTCCAGCGGATGCTCCAAACGTGTCCTTGCAGAAGTACAAACCACAGAAAGCGCACAACCATATTGACATCAAGAAGATACACATGTATAATCAATCAAACCAAAACAAACTACAAAACCAGAAAAGGGAAAAAAACAGTAACCACCTCTGAACCTGAATCAATTCATTTTTCAAATCCTTGTGAGGCGGCTTCATTCCTTTCAACACCCCTCTAATTCCCTCTTTATGTTCATCAACTCTGGAAATTATAGACGAAAAAACAGTACATACATATTAGATGATAAAGAATATTCTGAAATAGAGCAGTGCAACTTAATTAAACAGACTCACATTCTTTTGTGTTTCTTTTTGTGATTCTCCAATTCTGCCTTTTTTAAAGAAAGTACAACTCTGTCATGGGAATCAGCACTCATGGACTCTCTTTGATAGTTAAGATCCTTAATTTCTTGCTCCAAGGCAAATACTTCACCTTGTTTTTTCCGTATAGTTGCGCTGAAATCTTTGGCAGCAAGTTGGCTGGCTTTCCTTTCGACTTCGATTTGCTGCACACATTAGAAGCCTATATTACTTGAGCATTCAAAGATAAAATTCTACTTCTGAAAATTGAAGTGGGGCATCATCCAGTCACCAATTTCCGTTCTCTGTCATCAATTCCAGTCACATCAGTGGCCGAAATCTGAACTTCAAAAGAGTCACGTTCAATCTCCTTCTCTTGAATGCGTTTCAAAGTGGCAAGCTGTACCAGAGTCATATGAGAACGATCAGAATACACTGACGGAAGAGCATGGAACTATCATTTGCAAAAACTAACCTTCATGTCCCCTTTAGCCTCCTTTTGGGCCTCTATGTCTTTGCAACGGTCATTTGCAACCATGTATTGTTCAAATGTTGCCTTGAGTTCTACTTCGTTGGATTTCTGAAATAATACCCATAAGACAATGCCCATCAATGAAATCTATCATAAAAACGAGGGCTGTATCTTTTCCTTGAGATATGTAAACGTTTTATTGTGCTAACGCCACAGCATGTAGTGTGTATGCTAATGGCAAAGTAACATGATTACTAATGTCTGCTAGTGAAATAGTACATAAAGATAATTTGTTTTATGACAAGGTGCAGGCTAATGCTTTTAATATATCAATGGGGTCTTTGCCGGACAAGAATAAGAACAGTTCAGATAATCCTTTCAGTGAGTCAAAATATGCATCGATAGCTCAAAGCaacataaaaaattcaaattccaCCTGTTTATGGAGAGCTCAACCGAAAAAACAATACAGTATGTTCCTTCACAATTTCTCAAAACAATGTCACCTACCCCAAAATAAACAAACACactatcttttatttttattctctTTCCTTAAATCAATTTTCCCCAGTTTACATAATCATTGcttttaaataaattctttatcatttcaaaaaatacTCTGATACTGTATTATATATGATACAAAAATATTCTAAATAATTTTATCCAATAATTGCTGGCATGAGTATTAGTACGTTATAGCATATGTAAAGCATACTAATCTCGCAAAACCCAAGATAACCATTTTTAATCATACAAATTGCTTCTGTTTGTCCTGAGAAACTAGAGAAACTCAAAAGATTAGCATTTTATGTCTTAGCAAAGCATTCATCTCTCTGCTAGAAAATCGGTAGAGAGGAGATTATTCAGAATTCACTAGTTTGACTGCGTAAAGAAGGCACCTTCTTATCTTGCAAGTCCTTGTCCAAATACTTCAACTTTGATTGAATTCGATTTGTCAGGTCAAAAGCAACCTCATCACTGAAAGGTCCACTCGTCAGAGGACCCAAATTATGCTTGACCAATAGGTTTTGGATGGTCAAGTCTCTTTCATTCTTCGTAGACATATGAGCCTGAATGCAAAATAAAGAGAGTAGATTAACACAGAAAATGCAAGACAACTGAATGATAATGCAGAATCTCATAGCAGAGAAATAAAGGTTACTTCACTGGCAGCTTGAAGCTTGGCAATTTCCTTTGTATTTTCTCCATTGACATCGGTAAGAACTCGAACTTTCTCATCTACGTCTTCCTTTTCCCTCAACAACTTGCTAATTTTGGATTCCAAAATTGCAATCCTTTCATCAAACTTGAATTTCCACTCATTCAGTTCTTCATCAGTGTCTGAAAATGAAATATATAGTATAtaaatcaacaaaatataaccaaaaaagaagaagaaacaagATTGTGCTAAAATTTAAGAGACCTTCGTTTTCCTCATTCAGAGCTGCATAACGCTTCTGAAGTTCTTCGAATTTGGATTTTCTTTCCCCTGACTTTGTAGCTATCTGACTTTGTAATTTTCTTAGATCCTTCAATGATGATTCAGTCTGGTTAATTTCACTGTccacattttgaatttttctatcaAGCTCCTGCATTTGATTATTCAATATTTCcgatttttcttgttcttgcACAATGCTTTCCCGAAGCTGGATAAAACAACACCAACAAATAAGTTCTcacaaaaaaacaaacaaaaattatTATGAAAAAGTCTCTTGGTCGTATCACTGAGGGTTGCACCATGCATGTTTAATTTGGTGTGCTGTAATAGCTGTGTTCCTAATGGACCAGTAAAGAGCAGTCCGGTAAGGAGACCTCAAAACCGCTTTCCTATGTGAGTGGAATAGAGTTCAACAAGGATAGCTAACAGATGATGTTGTTACCGAACACTGATCAGAACTGCCTTAACCGGAAAAACGACAGAGTTGTTACTAACTAAAGCAAAAATAAACTTGTTCTTACCAGAACTAGTACAGAAAGACCAAAGTTAACCAGCACAGTCGTGGACCGACAATGAGTCAATGACAATATCCAGGAAGAGGCGGAATAGTCTTCTAGCAACAATTATCCAAATCGAGGCTCGTTTCTtttgtcttgttctttctaCCGGCTAGTTAAATATTTGATACATGCACACAGGATGCACATATTCATTTTCCTCAAGTTTCTATGAACAAAATTGTGCCTATGAATATAAACATCAGACAACAAATATGGAACTCTCCTAACACTAAAATGGAAGTTTTGACAATGTGAATTTCTATGCTACAGAGATTTTGCATTGTTTTCACTTTTCAGTTTGAATACCAATATGAAAAATCATTATTATTTTCTTAATAGCAGAAACCAAACATGAATGCACAAGTTTTGCAATATTTCAAGATTTTCTAGCAAACCTTGTGTTTCTTAACATTTGTGGTGTCAATATCATGCCTCATATCCTCTAAACGTACATCTGCACTGTTTAGCTTAGTTTCTGATTGAAAAATGACATAAAACGATCATCGCAAtccaaaatattacaaattaaaAGATCAGCACCATATCTCAAGGGAAAACTCAGCAGAAAAAGAAACTAAGCATTTGGATACCACAGCGATGCTTAAGAAAAAATTCTTTAAGATGGTATTATTTTGAATGTCTTTACAGTTGTTAATAACGCATGAGAACATAAATAAACACCTTAAGAGCGGCATCTTTCAGAGTCTGTAGATTCTCCAGTTTCAGCTTGTATGACTTTATCTCCTGAGTTTGATCCTTGTGAAGTTTTTTAATTATCTCTAAGGCCTTTGTGTACCTAACCAGAAAATctaaatgaaacttaaaaaataTTGCAGATATATCATACAAATATTCTAAAGAAATAGTGACACAGCAACCAAAACACTCACTTCATATGATATGATGATCTGATATCTCGGATATTATTTTTAAGGTTCAATATTTTAAGTATTCACCATTTCCCAACTAAAAGACTTTGTTGTGTTGACAAAGTACCGACTCGATCGTactaaaaatttgttttcaagctCCAAACGACAAAGTTTGTTTTCTAGCTCTATCACACTTTCCATTTTTTTAATTCACCGGCAATTAAGGGAACAACAAGTCAAACCTAATTGCAAGGATAcaaaaaatttaacatgaaacCAGGAAATACGTTTTATATATGAGTTCTATCTGTTACTGAACACTACATACCTAGTTGCAGAAAAGATATCATCAAACTTCTTTTTCAGTGTTGATGGATCTTGCAATGGCCAGTTTGCCTCATCTTGATGAACAAATATAACATTCTCAATTATGGCCTTGGACACCCCCATAAGCGCAGGGATCTCTCGATCCATATCAGCACATCGATAGCTTAGGCAAACTTTCTATCATTGACAGCATTAAACCCTCAGTTTTCTTAACCTTTAACGGTTAGCAGTCAAAAATGAAAATCTTCGTGATTCATACCTCTCCAGTCTGAGGATTAATGGTTTGGAGGACCGACTCAATCGCCTTGTACTCCATCTTAGTAGCCTTCTGAGTCAGTTGAAATGACCTTATGCAGACAACATCCTTCCTTGCAGCAGTTTTAAACCTAAGCTTTATCTGGCCCTTCGTCTCTGTCTCTCCTGCCACCTAAAAGTGCCAGTTTCAACAAAAAGTATACATGTGATATTTTATGCTAACACCAGAAAAATAAGGTACCCACTTTTGGGTCGTGAATAAAGCTGTGACCGGAACGTGCATTTGGAGGCAATTCACCGGTGCAAGCTACCTTCAAGCACTCAATTATTGTCTACAAAAGAAACAGCGTGCACTTTAgtataatttcaaaattaattatcCCAGAATAAGGCTGTCACACTGAAATTCTTACTTATGAAACCATAAAATGAAGTAGGGTGATGCATACGCACTATGAACAAGACTAGGATATTATCAATATTGCTGAGTGTGTGATCATTCAAGATATCATAAATCAGAACGGAGAAGCAAGTTACACCCTGTGTACTATGTAGAATAACACAATACCAGAAGATAGTGGCATGCTGGGGTGAATCAAGCAGGAGGCGAGGAGGTGTGGCTGCTTCCTCCCCCTCGAAAAAAAGACATTAAAATTTTCCcatgaaaaattaaatattcatgTATTTACTAAAATTCGAGGTTGTTTACTCTATCTCAAAATCTATTGAATCGTCTCCTTATCCAGTCTAGCCCCTTTCCTGGAAATCCTGGGTTCACCCCAACTTCATAGCAACAGACAAACAAATAAGCAATATGAAGAGCACTATTTTGATGTCGTAGTTAATATCATAGACAAATGTATCTGCAAATGCAAACATATGGAATATAATGAATTTGATATAGCGCAGGCCCACCGGTAAATTTGAATACTGAAAGTAGAGTTAAAAATAAAGGAGATTCTACTGTTTTGCCAGCGCCATTGGACCCGACGATGAGAGTCAAGGGCTTGAAGAAAGTAATAACATTCTTGTTTTCGGGGTCAAAACTCCGAATACCCTTTATCAGCATCTTATCGACGGTACTCATTTTTCCCTCTTTAATGGGGAATTTCTTCTAGTTCGCTTGACCAGAACTCTGACTGATTATGAATCTTTATTTACTGCGATTAGATCAGAAATTAAAGGATGGTGATTGAAAGTGAGACGGAGAAATAAGGGTTCAATGGGAAAGGGCGGGGAATAGAGGAGACGCTGCTGTTGGGGTTTACTTCACACATTTGGGAACGTTAACCAAGCGTTaggtttttcaacaaaacaGACATTATTGTTTTTTGTTGTAAAGTTTATAGAAagattttttatctttaaagtCATCTTGTTCCCATGTAGCTTGAAAGAATTACAAATACTCGAGCTTTGCCTCCAAAAAATTGGgagttttcttaaaaaaaaaaacacaaaaaatattGAGAATTTCTTCTTAAAAATATCACATATTCTTGAACCATAGTAATtgcaatttttttctatttcgtTTACACGATATTCTTGAACACCAGAATAAACCTCTGCTTTTAACCATTTTATACACACtaaaacatatatttatatgCAACATTCATTTCCGTATCTACTTCATATGTAGATACTAAAAGCAATTTATCGATTACTTTATATTAGTATTGTAGTCggattaaataaagaaaataacaaaaaatgtcATATCTTGTCCCTttctacaaatatttttcattttgtaGCCAACAAGATAAAAATAAAGCTGAATCGAATGGAACTCAAGTCGAGATTCTTTAATTGGTTTTGAAAATCATAGTAATTTATGGTTTGGAATTTTGGGATAATATATCCGATTTGACACTTGGTCGAgtgattttcttttaatttgggTATTTGTCATGTAAATTTTGCCTTCTTTATAGTGCGGAAGTGAAAATTCACTTTGATTGATAAGATGGAATTTGCTTTTGCCTCTCTGGCAATTAGGGATGAATCCACTCTGCATTTTTATATATGTTATCATATCATCTTGTGTGCATGTTCAATTTGAGAAAAGAAAAGAAGTAGAATATGGATAATTTAGTGTTGCATTGTGTGCCAGCATCagttgaataaaaaatattgaatacATGTTGCTTGCCAATCAGAATGAATAGTTGAAGTCTGAACATCACCATTTGTTGTATATTAAGAACATGTCTTTCGGAACTatctttttttctcaaaattgcATATAGTTTAATAACCTcttgattgattgattgattgacTAACTTTTCTGGCATAGTTTTGTAGTACAGGTGTTGAAATGTTTTTATGCTTTAGGTTTATGATTGAGATTAACGTTGACTCTCTCCTCTCCCATTTACCTACTTTATGCATTATTTGCTTGACTTCTTTCTTTGTCTAGCTTGGTATACATTGGACGTTTTCTTACTTCAGGCGACTACCATCCATGCCCGTTGAGGGCAATTAGACAGTTGAAGAGATGCATACATAGAGGCTGATTATGTTTTTTGTTCTTCTCTGCGTTATTTCAACTTACAACAGGTTGCTTTCGAGGAATGCATTTAATTTCTTGATTGTTTCCTGTGGCTGCAATGTTTTGGTCGCATGTGCATGAAACATTGCAGCGCTTAACTACCGGAATTGAGAAAATGCTGTTTTTACAAGTTAATTTCCTGGCAATCTTTCATCCACTCTCACCACCAACTAAAAATGGAAGGAGTGAAGAAAAAAAGGGGGCCGTTTTTACATTAGTTCAAAACTTAGGAAGATTACCGGTGGATGGAATAAATCATGGTGAATACGTACATATTATCTTACTAAAAACTATTCCTTTTAAATCACAAAAAAAGATCTTGCTTGTCCCACTCTTTTCCTCTACTGATGGACTTGAGTTCATGGCATTGTGGGACTGCTGCTAGGGAACACAGGAAATGTGTGAAATCATTAAGAATGAGCATTGGGATGCAGACTATTTTTCAACATATTTGCTTATATTAAATGCATCCTCTTGCAGTGTCTAACATGTTCTGGATTGTTGATAGTCCTGTTACAAGGGATTTTATTTTAGCCCTATTCTCAATTACTGTCACATCTTTCTAATCATAATATGATTTAATTGATAAGCTTTAGGTATTATCTGTTCCCATATAATATGTTTCTTACTAATTCCtcgaggagaaaaatttttaagttCTGAGGAGGTATTTTTGGTAACTTTTTCCTTTGTATCAATATTTGTTGGTTTGTTTTAGATGCGTGTAAGCGTTTGAGAGAGGAAATCTTATGTATGCTGCTGTTGGTTGTCTTGGCGTCTCTGCTTTGAGTGGTTTCATCAAAGAGGTAAGACTTTCTTGTGTTGCGTTGTAATACTTCATCTCTGGCCAGCTGTGGTTGATTATCTTCATTTTAAACGTACAGATTACCAAACTTGATTTTGACCTACTGATCGGCTGGAAAACAAGGAATAAAATTTTTGCAGGAGCTAGACAGAAGGAACCGAGTTGATGATATAAGTAGAGCAAGCCAGTTCCCTGAGGGACTTGCAGGATTGGAGAAAAGGGGTTCAAGAGGCATCCAGATCTGCAGCCAGAAATTCTTCGGGTAAGTTGGCCGAAGAAAAGATGGGCTATAACAAAGATAAGAGAGTTGATACTAGGAAAATGAAAGCTAAGACGTTTAAGAATGAGTTTGGTGGAAAGTCAACCGTACAAAACTTGGCGACATTTGGCAAAAGTAAAGTTGATGGAAAAAGACAGGAAAAAGAGAAAAGAGGAGAAGAAAAATAAAGTGAAGGTGAGAGTAGAAACCGAAAATTGAGgaagaaaagcccagagatctTTTGAACTATGAGCTTGTTGGTGTTACCAGCAACAAAGGCACAGATTTCTCGAAGGATGTTAAGGATACCGTTGTTACTAAGGGAAATATCAAGAAAAGAAACGATACGGCCACAAATGGTTTTTTCCTTGGTGAGTTCTGTTGTTCTGTGGTCGTACTATATGTCATATTCCCTCTTCACCCGAAAAGGGAAAAACAATTGTCGATTTTAGTTCCTATTATAACGGTTGCTGCTCGCTTACTTTATTTCATACTCTGATAAACAGATTCCACGTTCCACTCAAATGAAGCTTTTCTACCGACTCTGATTGGTGTTCCTTGTTTTACAGAGAAAGAAACAAGGCCTATAAAAATGCAAAGGCTCCCTCCTCATCAGTCGACTGAAAATGGAAGGAAACTTGAAAAATTGTACTTCACAACTTCAGCTGGTGCAACTTGATACATTGTACTTAACAAATGGATGTGGTCTGTTGCCTGCTCGCATCTCTTCTGGTGCTGTGGTCCTTAATCGGAATTATTTAAACAGATCGGTACATGGTAGTCAAGATGCTTGCGTGAGCGCAGCGCGGCCTTCTCCTGGTGCATTGGAAGTATCGAGGAACAGAGAACATCAccaaattttgttttttaacaTAGAATTCTCATGGAAACAAGGTGGGTTTAGGCACTAATTTTCGGGGCAAATAGTTTGAGACGAGTACGAGGACGTTGTCTCCATATCtgaacttattattattataatataaatatcttaataacaataataaaaataagttcGACCACTTTGTTAATGCCAATGCAACCAATTTACAGATGGACAGCTAccataataaattattattcaacTGTCAAAGGCTTTGATAACGACACATACTAATTGCAAGAGCTacttcttttaaaattttatatatatataaattatgattGTATTATAAAATATCCGACGAATTGTTAAATGTACAAACTTTGAGTCAGTGCAAGTACAAGGGGACATCTAAAATATAACATTATATACATCTAAAGATACATTATCACGAAGTTAGGGAACTAAAGAAGTCTCTccaaagattttttttaaaaacccaAATCtgtcttttttttctttttaaaaagtAGTTGCCTGATGTGCATGTATGAGTTCCCCTGACCTGGCGCGAAAGCACAGTACCCTTTACCTAAAACGAAGGCCGGGATGGATTTAAAGCACAACTAACTCACCAAGCCGTAGGTTTCGTAATAAATCACCTCTCAGCTTCTATAAAAGTATAAGAAATCCAAATATTTATGtatacttattttttttttttccgatcCGAATAAGTGTTTTTGTTACAATTAAGATTATGGTTTCATCCACCATGGAAGAAGGCCTCATCTACAACATCAAGCTTTCGTCTATCGGGCCCGGCAACGTAACGGCCCCCTACTCCATTTTCGAGCCCGAGAACATGGACTTGGCCATGAAGCTTCATTACCTGCGCTGCATCTATTACTTCGGCAGCAAGGCATTCGAGGGCTTGACGGCTCTGGTCATCAAGGAGCCAATGTTCACGTGGTTGAACCAGTTCCCGGTCCCGTGCGGCCGGCTCCGGAGATCGGATCCAGGCCGGCCTTACATCAAGTGCAACGACTGTGGCGTGAGGTTCATCGAAGCCAAATGCGACAAAACTCTGGAGGAATGGTTGGAGATGAAGGATGATTCCCATGAGAAAGCTTTGGTCTCCGGTCAAATTATCGGTCCCGAGCTTTCATTTTCGCCACTTGTTTTGATACAGGTTTGCTTTCTAACAGCTAGGCAACTGTACGCGTTATATCATTAGGAAGAAATTAAACTTGGATTTTCCAAAGAATTTGTCCTCGGATTACTCATCATTAAATTATTGGTTCACCGTCCTCTTAATCTAATGGCAATGCATAGCCCATATTCATTCTTACATGCTTGTCTAATTGTCATATTTCGACCAAGTTAGTAATTTTCTAACGTATAATCATGAGCACAGCTAACAAAATTTCAATGCGGAGGAACCGCTGTGGGCCTAAGCTGGGCCCATGTACTTGGCGATGCATTCTCTGCTGCAGAATTCATGAACCAATTGGGGAAGACCGTAGCTGATAATGGACCAGGCCGACCCATAGCTCTGGCCCAATCCCTCAAGTCCGTAAGTCCAAACAACCAGCCCAGAGTTGTGGAGGATCCACTTAGCATCAGACGGGTCGGCCCGGTTGGAGATAATTGGATAAAGGTCTCAGAATGCAACATGAATACATTCTCCTTCAATATTTCAGGCACGCAACTGAGTCATCTTCAATCCAAACTAAGTCGAAATGGGGCCGAATTTTCACCTTTCGAGGCACTTTCCGCCGTCATTTGGCAATGCATCGCCAAAATTCGGGGTCGAGGATCGAGTCAGAAAGTTGCGACAATTTGTGAAAAAAGTAGAAAAAATGAGATAGAAGGGACACTGAGTAATAGCCTAAATTTGAGTGTGGTTAAGGCTGATTTTCCTATTGAGGAGGCCACGCCTAGTGAGCTAGCAACACTTTTGAAAACCAGAGCATTGGACGAGCAAAAAAAGATCAACGAAATCATGGACAAAGAGCAAGGACTGTCTGATTTCATTGTGTATGGGGCAAATTTGACCTTTGTGAACGTTGAAGAGGGGAGCTTTTATGAGTTCGAGTACCGGGGACAAAAGCCAGTTAGCTTTAGCCTTAGGATCGATGGAGTCGGGGAAGAAGGGGCGATTTTGGTGCTTCCTGGTGACAAGAATGTTTGTACAGGAAGGAAAGTTACGGCAATTTTGCCGGAGAACAAGATCGAAGTGTTCAAGGACGAGTTGAAAAGGGAGGGGCTTTTGGCATGAAGAAACTTTCTTGATTGAATGACACGATTATCTTAAAAGAGCCAAGGCAAAAAATAATAAAGTGACTGAAAAAACAATG
The Primulina tabacum isolate GXHZ01 chromosome 9, ASM2559414v2, whole genome shotgun sequence DNA segment above includes these coding regions:
- the LOC142556260 gene encoding protein ECERIFERUM 26-like, with product MVSSTMEEGLIYNIKLSSIGPGNVTAPYSIFEPENMDLAMKLHYLRCIYYFGSKAFEGLTALVIKEPMFTWLNQFPVPCGRLRRSDPGRPYIKCNDCGVRFIEAKCDKTLEEWLEMKDDSHEKALVSGQIIGPELSFSPLVLIQLTKFQCGGTAVGLSWAHVLGDAFSAAEFMNQLGKTVADNGPGRPIALAQSLKSVSPNNQPRVVEDPLSIRRVGPVGDNWIKVSECNMNTFSFNISGTQLSHLQSKLSRNGAEFSPFEALSAVIWQCIAKIRGRGSSQKVATICEKSRKNEIEGTLSNSLNLSVVKADFPIEEATPSELATLLKTRALDEQKKINEIMDKEQGLSDFIVYGANLTFVNVEEGSFYEFEYRGQKPVSFSLRIDGVGEEGAILVLPGDKNVCTGRKVTAILPENKIEVFKDELKREGLLA